One genomic window of Sodaliphilus pleomorphus includes the following:
- a CDS encoding phosphatase PAP2 family protein, whose translation MQAYKFFIAFTLCIVTSHVALKAQIESYTHCDTLIAIDSTQAATQSRIELKNLAAPVALIATGSILALDYRHGVNKTVNGWFKDNSSQLKIDRFMHVLPSAAYLALSVTHIRAKHALHERLAAFATAHMLMAAMGYGLKAVVKEERPGNSGHHSFPSGHTTIAFTGAELLRQEYGNTLGWAGYAVASAEAFLRVYNNKHWLGDVLAGAGIGILSARAAYWLLPWEQRLFGRTKKSGNATQLTAIPHYDAITRSVGMALVAHF comes from the coding sequence ATGCAAGCATACAAGTTTTTCATTGCATTCACACTGTGCATCGTTACATCTCACGTTGCATTGAAAGCGCAAATTGAGAGTTACACTCATTGCGACACGCTCATCGCCATCGATTCCACACAGGCGGCAACACAATCACGCATTGAGTTGAAAAATCTTGCTGCTCCTGTTGCACTCATCGCCACGGGTTCAATTCTGGCCTTAGATTACAGACATGGAGTTAACAAGACCGTAAATGGCTGGTTTAAAGACAATTCAAGTCAGCTTAAAATCGACAGGTTCATGCACGTTTTACCCTCGGCAGCCTATTTGGCACTCAGCGTAACCCACATAAGAGCCAAACATGCGTTGCACGAGCGTTTGGCAGCGTTTGCAACAGCCCACATGTTGATGGCTGCAATGGGATATGGACTCAAGGCGGTAGTCAAGGAAGAGCGGCCTGGCAATTCAGGGCACCACTCTTTTCCATCGGGCCACACGACCATTGCCTTTACCGGTGCCGAATTGTTGAGGCAGGAATATGGCAACACGCTTGGATGGGCTGGCTATGCCGTTGCCTCGGCCGAGGCTTTTCTGCGTGTCTACAACAACAAGCACTGGCTGGGTGATGTGCTCGCTGGTGCAGGAATAGGTATACTTAGCGCCCGTGCAGCCTACTGGTTGCTGCCTTGGGAACAACGTCTTTTCGGAAGAACCAAAAAGTCAGGAAATGCGACACAACTCACGGCAATTCCACACTACGATGCGATTACTCGCTCGGTCGGAATGGCGCTTGTGGCCCACTTTTAG
- the smpB gene encoding SsrA-binding protein SmpB has translation MAENNINIKNRRANFDYEIIETFTAGMVLTGTEIKSIRLGKAGLTDTYCMVENRELWVKNMYIAQYAMGSYYNHDAHRDRKLLLNRKEIIKIAKASEQPGYSIIPLRLFINDRGLAKLVIAIARGKKQYDKRQAIKEREDKRDMDRMMKH, from the coding sequence ATGGCCGAAAACAATATAAACATAAAGAATCGCAGGGCGAACTTCGACTACGAAATCATCGAGACTTTCACAGCCGGTATGGTTTTGACAGGTACCGAGATCAAGTCAATCAGACTGGGCAAGGCAGGACTGACCGATACCTACTGCATGGTTGAGAACCGTGAGCTGTGGGTGAAAAACATGTACATTGCACAATATGCCATGGGCTCCTACTATAACCACGATGCACACCGTGACAGAAAGCTGCTCCTCAACCGTAAAGAAATCATCAAAATTGCCAAGGCGAGCGAGCAACCAGGCTATTCCATCATTCCGTTGCGACTATTTATCAATGATAGGGGACTTGCCAAGCTCGTTATTGCCATTGCACGAGGCAAGAAGCAATATGACAAGCGGCAGGCCATCAAGGAGCGTGAAGACAAGCGCGACATGGACCGCATGATGAAACACTAA